In one window of Stigmatopora argus isolate UIUO_Sarg chromosome 19, RoL_Sarg_1.0, whole genome shotgun sequence DNA:
- the otofa gene encoding otoferlin isoform X9, giving the protein MMALTVHLKSVANLRGKGDRIAKVTFRGLPFYSRVAANCEDVAHFNQSFRWPIASTLDGNEMLEIQVYNYSKVFSNRLVGTFCMVLQKLAEEGHLRVTDTLIDDNNTSINTSVTIEIRYQSMDGTEGTWSNGEHLDVPDDRDGIFTFETDSLLSGQSQRSGASAKRSLQGSIPTFRKSGKTVFAAMKLGKIRSSKDDHKKDEPAVLDMEDLDKKAIRLAGMLEPDAISLASVTAVTTNISNKRSKPDIKMEPSSGRPVDYQISITIIEARQLIGLNMDPVVCVEIGDEKKYTSMKESTNCPYYNEYFVFDFHVPPDVMFDKIIKLSVIHSKNLLRSGTLVGNFKMDVGTVYHQPEHQFYHKWAILSDPIDITAGCKGYLKCDVAVVGKGDNIKTPHKANETDEDDIEGNLLLPEGIPAERQWARFYVKVYRAEGLPKMNTSIMANVKKAFIGENRDLVDPYVQVHFSGQKGKTSVQKSSYEPIWNEQIVFTELFPPLCKRIKVQIRDSDKVNDVAIGTHFIDLRKISNEGDKGFLPTQGPAWANMYGSTRQYTLMDEHQDLNDGLGEGVSFRARLLLSVGVEILDTTSPEIFSSTEVQVDSVSNISESATGKMEEFFLFGAFLEATMIDRKIGDKPITFEITIGNYGNQIDGISKPSSLRKRKKDGENNEEDSELIQNSSEDEADEEGDVDSVSCTPLMKPVITDRNYFHLPYFEKKPCVYIKSWWQDQRRRLYNSNMMDKIADKLEEGINDVQEIIKTEKAFPERRLRGVLEELSIGCSRFVNLANKDLNQAGRTKLDRERLKSCMRETESMGQQAKQMRTQVKKNTVRDKLKMVQNFLQRLRFLVDEPQHSIPDVFVWMMSNNKRIAYARIPSKDILFSLVDEETGKDCGKVKAVFLKLPGKKGFGPAGWTVQAKLELYLWLGLNKQRKDFLSGLPNGFEELTVAKTTPYLHSAPPVSLVYNMKQVFQLRAHMYQARSLFAADSSGLSDPFARVFFSTHSQVTEVLSETLCPTWDQLLVFDNVELFGEASELRDDPPIIVVEIYDQDTVGKAEFIGRTFAKPTIKMCDEVYGPSRFPPQLEYFQIYRGNCTAGELLAAFELLQIGQGGTADLPPLEGPTDSEHGPIIAVPLGIRPVLSRYRIEVLFWGLRDLKRVNLAQVDRPRVDIECAGRGVQSVLIQNYKKNPNFSTLVKWFEVDLPENELLHPPLNIRVVDCRAFGRYTLVGSHAVTSLRRFLYCAPDNALSNWGSAGDIIVNMDSMEPAVRKMDTCVKLDATSDAVVKVDMIEDESNKKKKKKKKKGAVDEEDETDESVLDWWSKYFASIETMKEALRAQEAAMAEAEEREDLEIAAEGADIKCDDLVWKGSRMKERNKEKRNAKDKKKVHAVDGVEKRMVKPKVDEMMVYNKELENEYGQFEDWLHTFNLYRGKAGDNDEHALDDDRIVGRFKGSLCMYKLPLSEEITRDVGFDPNMGMFQSTPHNDPIHVLVRVYVVRATDLHPADINGKADPYVVIKLGKSEVRDKENYISKQLNPVFGKSFDIEATFPMESMLTVSVYDWDLVGTDDLIGETKIDLENRFYSKYRATCGISSTYSLHGYNVWRDRLKPTQILTKLCKEAKIDTPQYGPGGKVKVGNRIFVGPTEIEDENGLKKPSEEHLALTVLNHWEDIPRVGCRLVPEHVETRPLLNPDKPGIEQGRIEMWVDMFPTEAPLPGPAIDISPRKPKSFELRVIIWNTDDVILEDDAFLTGEKMSDIYVRGWLKGQQEDKQDTDVHYHSLTGEGNFNWRFVYPFDYLMAEEKIVISKKESMFSWDETEYKIPARLTLQVWDADHFSADDFLGAIELDLNRFPRGAKTSKQCSINLIRNEQELPSISIFKQKRVKGWWPFVARDENDEMELTGKVEAELHLVSAEEAEKSPVGLGRNEPDPLEKPNRPDTSFMWFLGPLKSIRYFLWNNYRWLILKVLGLILVLLMLGLFLYSIPGYLVKKMLGV; this is encoded by the exons ATGATGGCCCTCACGGTTCACCTCAAGTCGGTCGCCAACCTCCGGGGGAAAGGTGACCGCATCGCTAAAGTCACGTTTCGAG GGTTGCCATTCTACAGCCGTGTGGCGGCCAACTGTGAGGATGTGGCTCATTTCAATCAG AGCTTTCGGTGGCCAATTGCAAGCACATTAGATGGCAACGAGATGCTGGAGATCCAAGTTTACAATTACAGCAAAGTCTTCAGTAACAG ATTAGTGGGGACTTTCTGCATGGTGCTCCAGAAGTTGGCAGAGGAGGGACACCTCAGAGTGACAGACACACTTATAGATGATAATAACACATCCATAAAC accagcgTCACAATAGAAATCAGATACCAATCAATGGATGGCACAGAAGGCACATGGAGTAATGGCGAGCATCTGGATGTTCCCGACGACCGTGATGGGATTTTTACTTTTGAGACAGACAGCTTACTATCAGGGCAAAGCCAGCGATCGGGAGCATCGGCGAAAAGATCTCTGCAGGGATCCATACCGACGTTCAGAAA ATCAGGGAAAACAGTGTTTGCAGCTATGAAGCTGGGCAAGATCAGGAGCTCAAAAGATGACCACAAGAAAG ATGAGCCAGCAGTTCTGGACATGGAAGACCTAGATAAGAAGGCGATACGTCTTGCTGGAATGTTGGAACCGGACGCCATCTCTCTAGCATCTGTCACTGCCGTCACAACAAACATCTCCAATAAGAg gtcCAAACCAGATATCAAGATGGAACCGAGTTCAGGACGGCCAGTGGATTACCAG ATTAGCATCACAATCATCGAGGCCCGCCAGCTAATTGGCCTTAACATGGACCCTGTGGTGTGTGTGGAGATTGGCGATGAAAAGAAGTACACGTCCATGAAGGAATCCACCAATTGTCCATACTACAACGAG TATTTTGTCTTTGACTTTCATGTACCCCCAGATGTCATGTTTGATAAGATCATTAAGCTCTCG GTCATTCACTCTAAAAACCTTCTTCGAAGTGGAACACTGGTGGGAAACTTCAAGATGGATGTTGGGACTGTTTACCACCAGCCCG AGCACCAGTTCTATCACAAGTGGGCCATCCTCTCCGACCCTATTGACATCACAGCAGGCTGCAAAGGCTACCTGAAGTGCGATGTGGCTGTGGTGGGAAAAGGTGACAATATCAAGACCCCACACAAGGCCAACGAGACCGATGAGGATGATATTGAAGG GAACCTGCTTCTACCCGAAGGCATCCCGGCTGAACGTCAATGGGCCAGATTTTATGTTAAAGTCTACCGTGCCGAGGGTCTTCCTAAAATGAACACCAGCATAATGGCTAACGTAAAGAAGGCTTTCATAGGAGAGAATCGGGACCTGGTGGACCCTTATGTCCAAGTGCACTTTTCTGGGCAGAAA GGGAAGACTTCAGTGCAGAAAAGCAGTTATGAACCCATCTGGAATGAGCAAATTGTCTTCACTGAGCTGTTCCCTCCGCTTTGCAAACGTATCAAGGTCCAAATCCGTGACTCAGATAAGGTGAATGATGTTGCCATCGGCACCCACTTCATTGACCTGCGAAAAATATCTAATGAGGGTGACAAAG GGTTCTTGCCCACCCAGGGGCCAGCCTGGGCCAACATGTATGGATCTACACGTCAGTATACTCTAATGGACGAGCACCAGGACCTAAACGATGGACTGGGCGAAGGTGTATCCTTCCGAGCCCGTCTGCTCCTGTCAGTTGGTGTCGAAATCCTGGACACGACATCCCCGGAGATCTTCAGCTCCACTGAAGTGCAGGTGGATTCTGTCTCCAACATCTCAGAG AGCGCCACCGGAAAAATGGAGGAGTTCTTCCTCTTTGGAGCCTTCTTGGAAGCTACCATGATTGACCGAAAGATCGGTGACAAACCGATTACTTTTGAGATTACGATTG GTAACTACGGCAACCAAATAGATGGCATAAGCAAGCCATCATCTTTGAGGAAGAGGAAAAAGGACGGAGAAAATAATGAGGAGGACAGCGAACTCATCCAAAACTCCAGTGAGGATGAGGCCGATGAGGAAGGCGACGTGGATTCTGTCTCCTGCACACCCCTAATGAAGCCTGTCATCACAGACAG GAATTACTTCCACCTTCCATACTTTGAGAAGAAACCGTGTGTGTACATCAAAAGCTGGTGGCAGGACCAACGGCGACGACTGTACAACTCCAACATGATGGACAAGATTGCTGACAAGCTG GAGGAGGGCATAAACGATGTTCAagagatcattaagacagaaaaagcATTCCCAGAACGGCGACTCAGAGGAGTTCTAGAAGAACTGAGTATTGGGTGCAG TCGATTTGTGAATTTGGCTAACAAGGATCTAAACCAGGCAGGAAGAACCAAATTGGATCGGGAAAGACTCAAGTCCTGCATGAGGGAAACG GAAAGCATGGGCCAGCAGGCCAAACAGATGAGAACACAAGTGAAGAAAAACACAGTGAGAGACAAACTAAAGATGGTGCAAAACTTTCTACAGAGGCTTCGCTTCCTCGTTGACGAG CCACAGCATAGCATCCCAGATGTTTTCGTGTGGATGATGAGCAATAATAAACGCATCGCATATGCTCGCATTCCCTCTAAGGATATCCTTTTCTCACTTGTGGATGAGGAGACAGGGAAAGACTGTGGGAAAGTCAAAGCAGTGTTTCTAAAG CTGCCTGGTAAGAAGGGTTTTGGTCCAGCCGGTTGGACCGTTCAGGCTAAACTGGAGTTGTACTTGTGGCTTGGACTCAACAAGCAAAGGAAAGATTTCCTCAGTGGTCTTCCTAATGGATTTGAGGAACTTACAGTTGCTAAAACAACGCCCTATCTTCACTCGGCACCGCCTGTCAGCCTCGTGTATAACA TGAAGCAGGTTTTCCAGTTGCGAGCACATATGTACCAGGCGCGAAGCCTATTCGCCGCCGACAGCAGTGGCCTTTCCGACCCCTTTGCCAGGGTCTTCTTCTCCACGCATAGTCAGGTTACGGAG GTTCTGAGTGAAACCTTGTGCCCCACGTGGGACCAACTGCTAGTTTTTGATAACGTGGAGCTGTTTGGGGAGGCCAGCGAGCTAAGGGATGACCCGCCAATTATTGTGGTGGAAATTTACGACCAAGACACAGTG GGTAAGGCAGAGTTCATAGGTCGAACATTCGCCAAGCCAACCATAAAAATGTGTGACGAGGTCTACGGCCCCTCGAGGTTCCCGCCTCAGCTGGAGTACTTTCAGATTTACAGAGGCAACTGCACTGCTGGAGAACTACTAGCTGCCTTTGAGCTCCTTCAG ATTGGTCAAGGAGGGACGGCCGATCTCCCTCCCCTGGAAGGACCAACAGACTCCGAACATGGCCCAATCATAGCAGTTCCACTTGGGATTCGACCTGTCCTGAGCCGTTATCGCATTGAG GTCTTGTTTTGGGGCTTAAGGGATCTTAAGAGGGTTAACCTAGCCCAGGTGGATCGACCCAGAGTGGACATAGAGTGCGCTGGCAGAGGTGTTCAATCCGTCCTCATTCAAAACTACAAGAAGAATCCGAATTTCAGCACGTTGGTTAAATGGTTTGAAGTG GACCTCCCTGAGAATGAGCTCCTCCACCCTCCCCTCAACATAAGAGTGGTTGACTGTCGAGCATTTGGTCGCTACACTCTGGTGGGTTCCCACGCAGTCACGTCGCTGAGGCGTTTCCTCTACTGCGCTCCCGACAACGCATTAAGTAACTGGGGCAGTGCAG GCGACATTATCGTTAATATGGATTCCATGGAGCCAGCCGTCCGGAAAATGGACACGTGTGTCAAGTTAGATGCT ACATCTGATGCTGTTGTAAAAGTTGACATG ATTGAAGATGAGAGcaacaaaaagaagaagaaaaagaaaaaaaagggagcagTGGATGAAGAAGATGAGACAGATGAGAGCGTGCTGGACTGGTGGTCCAAATATTTTGCTTCCATAGAAACAATGAAAGAG GCCCTCAGAGCTCAAGAGGCAGCTATGGCTGAAGCCGAAGAAAGAGAAGACCTGGAAATTGCAGCTGAGGGGGCAG ATATCAAATGCGATGACCTTGTTTGGAAAGGCTCCAGGATGAAGGAGAGAAACAAGGAGAAGCGGAATGCCAAGGACAAGAAGAAGGTTCATGCTGTGGACGGAGTAGAGAAACGGATGGTTAAACCCAAAGTAGACGAGATGATG GTGTACAACAAGGAGCTGGAAAATGAATATGGCCAGTTTGAGGACTGGTTACATACTTTCAACCTATACAGAGGGAAAGCTGGAGACAACGATGAACACGCACTGGATGATGACCGGATCGTTGGACGGTTTAAG GGTTCCCTGTGTATGTACAAGCTACCATTATCAGAGGAGATCACAAGAGATGTGGGATTTGATCCAAACATGGGCATGTTCCAGAGCACTCCTCATAACGACCCCATTCACGTGCTTGTTCGAGTATATGTGGTTAGG GCCACAGATCTTCATCCAGCGGATATCAACGGGAAGGCAGACCCGTACGTGGTCATCAAGCTAGGAAAGTCCGAGGTCAGGGACAAAGAGAACTACATTTCCAAGCAACTCAATCCTGTGTTTGGCAA GTCCTTTGACATTGAAGCAACATTCCCCATGGAGTCCATGCTGACAGTGTCCGTATATGACTGGGATCTAGTTGGTACGGATGACCTGATTGGCGAGACCAAGATTGACCTAGAAAACCGCTTCTACAGCAAATACAGGGCCACCTGCGGAATTTCATCCACCTACTCTCT CCATGGGTACAATGTTTGGCGAGATCGTTTAAAGCCTACCCAGATTCTAACAAAGCTATGCAAGGAAGCCAAGATTGACACCCCCCAGTATGGACCAGGAGGGAAAGTCAAGGTGGGCAACCGCATCTTTGTGGGACCAACAGAGATTGAGGATGAAAACG GTCTGAAAAAGCCAAGTGAGGAGCATTTGGCGCTGACGGTGCTGAACCACTGGGAAGACATACCCCGGGTGGGCTGCCGACTTGTTCCGGAACATGTGGAGACCAGACCCCTCCTGAACCCAGATAAACCGGGAATCGAGCAG GGTCGTATCGAAATGTGGGTCGACATGTTTCCTACGGAAGCACCACTTCCGGGACCTGCCATTGACATATCGCCGCGGAAGCCTAAAAG CTTTGAGCTACGTGTTATTATTTGGAACACTGATGACGTAATTCTAGAGGACGATGCTTTCCTGACAGGAGAGAAGATGTCTGACATCTATGTCAGGGg CTGGCTTAAGGGGCAGCAGGAAGACAAGCAGGACACAGATGTGCACTACCACTCCCTGACCGGAGAGGGAAACTTCAACTGGCGCTTCGTCTACCCCTTTGATTACCTCATGGCCGAGGAAAAGATTGTCATCTCCAAGAAAGAATCTATGTTTTCTTGGGATGAGACAGAGTACAAGATTCCGGCTCGCCTCACCCTGCAGGTGTGGGACGCCGACCACTTCTCTGCTGATGACTTCCTGG GTGCCATCGAACTGGACCTTAACCGCTTCCCTCGTGGGGCCAAGACTTCGAAGCAGTGCTCCATCAACTTGATCCGAAATGAGCAGGAACTTCCATCCATTTCTATCTTCAAGCAAAAGAGAGTCAAGGGATGGTGGCCATTTGTGGCCCGTGACGAAAATGATGAGATGGAGCTGACG GGAAAAGTAGAGGCTGAACTCCATTTGGTCAGTGCTGAGGAGGCAGAGAAAAGTCCAGTGGGACTTGGGCGAAATGAGCCTGATCCACTAGAGAAACCAAA TCGGCCAGATACAAGCTTCATGTGGTTCCTGGGCCCTCTCAAGTCCATTCGCTACTTTCTGTGGAACAACTATCGTTGGCTGATCCTCAAAGTGCTGGGCCTCATTCTGGTGCTCCTCATGCTGGGCCTCTTCCTCTACTCCATTCCTGGCTACCTGGTCAAGAAGATGCTGGGGGTCTGA